The region CTGAGAGGGCTCGTTCCTCCTCAGTTTTCCAACGGAGGAAGCATACTCGGTTAGCAAGTTGGAGAATGCGGTCTGAGCCAGCAATCATGCTTTCGTCAATTTCCTCAGCCTTGACAGCTCCTCGGTTGAGCTGTACTGCTGAAACAACTGGAATCTGGAGAGTTCCTGCAATATCCTTGAGGGTGCTTGTGAGGTATCCGAGGGCTTGGTATTCTTTCTCACCAACATACCCTCCAGAGCTAGGGAGCTTAATGTAGTCAAACACTAGCAAGCCAATACCGTACTCAACTTGGTATTTTCTCGCTAGAGCGACAATTTTCTCTGGGGTGAAATGAGGGAGGTAAACGTGGTAAAAAGGAGCTTCCTTGAGCATTCGACTCGCCTCTTGCAATCTGGCAATCTTGTCTCGAGCTTTTCCGTTTATCGTGTCCCTTCCAAACATGCCATTTTTAATCTCAACCTCTGGGACTCTGCTCAGCATAGCAAGTAAACGGTCTTGTTGCTCCTCGGTAAACATTTCAGTGTCAATGTAGAGAGCTGGTACTTTATCCTCAACCGATATTTTGCGAGACCAATTGAGGAGGGTGACAGACTTTCCTGTCTTGGAGCGAGCTCCTACAATAGTGAGCTCTCCAGCTTTTAACCCTTGAGTGAGTTTATCAAACTTTCTCCAGCCAGTTTTGAGACCGATAACCTCTTGAGGGTTGAGCAATCTTTGCTTGAGACGCTCTGCAACTCCTTCTCCAATAGGGACGACCTCTTGAGAGACTTGGTACTCGAGAGTAATGTCTCGAAACTTCGACTCAACCCCCATGAGGTACTCGCTGAGGTCTTTATCCTTGGCTTTTATCGCCTCGTCAGCGACCTTGAGGGCTGTTTCATATACCTCTCTGCGAGCTGACGCTTGAATAATGTGCTCTACAAAGAGCTTTGTGTTATTTGCTACTGGAGTTGTTTTGAGAGCTTCAATATAGTCAACTCCACCAAGCTCCTCAATGGCTTGCTTAGCTCGGTCATCTGTGTAGACATTCAAAATAGAGATAGGGTCGAGTTGTTCTCCCTTGGAGTAAAGGTAGTTCATAGCCATGTAAATATATTTGTGTCCATCAACCGCAAACATGTCTGGGAGCAAACCGTTGGAGCTCGCAACAATGAGCTCCTCTGGCTTATTTAAACAAATGCTCAGCAAAGCTCTTTCTGAGCCAGCTCGGTGTATCAATTCCTTTGAAGGTATTCTTTGGGTCATACCCTTCGTCACACTCCTCTTTGAGCTTTTTCACCCTCGGGACTCTTAATAAAAATACCTTGAGGAGTAATTTATGGAGAAAAAAACTTGCTCACTTGACCAACTACAAGAGTTAATCAAGCAAGCAATCTCTTTCTCAAGGTGAGCCCTCGAGAGGGGAGAGACCTCCATGACGTTCACCTTAAAACTCTAAATTTTCGAGTTCGTCATCTGTTAAAACTTCACTGCTGTCAATCTCAATAGGTTCGCCCGAGGAGTCGTCTTGTGGTAACATGTCTGGGTCAGCTTTTTCCTCAACGTTGTTGTTTTTCTTCAAAACATCCTCCCATTTAGCTCCTTTTGCAACTGCTAAACACTGCTCAGGGGTAATATGGCTGTGGTTTTTTAACTTAGCGAGGTCAACTTTGCTTTCTTCATATAAGCGAATCTCCTCGTCAGTGAGTGGGGTGTTTTGGCGAGCTGGCGTGACAGTGTACTCTGTATTTAATCCAGAGCCCTTGCGAGTAATCGTGACATCATACTGTCTCAAGTCTCCATACTCTGGGTTCATGGCGTACTTTTTGAGCTCCTTGAATAGTCCGTTACCTTTCTCGAGGAGTTTCACCTCGCCAGTTGCTCGGTCAAGAACATGAATGACATATTTTTGTTTGACTTTGCCCCATGGAAGTTTAGAGTAACCTTTCTCACGTAAAAACTTCTTGCGTTGTTCACCTTTCAAACCTAGACGGTCAGCCTCTTGGAAGACTTTCTCCATAAATGCCTTGTTTTCAGCCTCGAGGAGGTCATCTTTACCTTTGTAAGGAATGGAAGTTCCTTTGCCTCCGTTCCCTCGAGGAGCCCACCATTCTTTAAATGCGAATGGAGCAACGTCAAGCACTCTAATGCGAGTGTCTCCCTCTGGGAGTTTCAAGTATTCAATTTTGCGCTCCTCGTTGCTACCAGTTTCATTGTTATCATCATCAACAACGCTCCAGCCGTTAATTACATCTTTATCAACATTCGCCATACACTAACAGCTCCTTTCGAGAGTTTTATTGTAGTTTTACTATGGTAATACCAAAGGGTAAATTTTTTGAGTCGCTACTGACGACCCTTGCGAGAATAATATTACTACGGTAATACCACGTTGTCAACACCTATTTTGAATTTTTTTTATGCTCCTTGAGGAGCTTCCTCCTCTGGAGGAGTTGGCTCCTCGTTGGGTATTACAGGCATTTGTTGCATGAGTATTTGAATGGCTTGCTCAATCGCTTGTTTTTCTGCTGTTAAGCGTTGCACCTTTTGAGTTGCTTGCTCAATCTTTTGGCTCATATCATTGAGAAACTGTTCCTTTTCGCTTTGTAGTTTGGCGAGCTCAGCCTCCGCGAGTCTTTCTTGTGCCTTGAGTTGCGTCTCGAGGTTGTCAATCACCACATTTTTAAAAGCTTGCATATTAAGAAGCACCTCCTAGGTCAAACTCAATGGCTCGAGCCACTTGGACGACCTTAATATCAACTTTATATATATTTCCTTCCATTTTATCGTCAACAACAATGTCAATTCCGTCTTGCTCCATTTGCCGTCCGATTTGTTGTATTTCCTCTGGGGTCATGTTATCATGGTAGTTGTAACCTAACTCACGAATGACCTCAGTAATACTGGCATTAATTTTTTCACTTATGAGGTCGGACACCTCAGCGAGAGCTTCCTCAAGCGCTTTCTTCTCTCTCTCTTTTTCCATATCTTCAATAGTTAACCGTACAAATCTTTTCATTGTCCGTCCCCCTTTATATCTTTTTTTGAGTAATACCCTGTTACGACCTAGGACTTTATGTAGTGGTGCTATGTACCTTTATCATACATAAAGTTTTTCGACAAGTCAAGGGTAACCAGTTAAAAAATTTTACTGTGGTATTACTTTGAAATAACCTTGGTTATAAAATAGAACATTAGTTCGATTTTTATGATAGGTAAAAAAAGAGCCAGCTTACGAGAAGCCAGCTCTTATTTTTGTTCTTTCTCGTATTTCTTTCCGTCAACATAACCTTGACCGAGAATGTAAGAAGCCGCCAGAGTAACAACTGCCCAGTAAGTATCCTCGTCAATTTTAATATTCAAAATGTCAGTAAGAATTACGAACAATGCTGACCCTAAAAGAGTCCACAACTTGCGAGAAGCCCATTTACTGCGTTTGAATTTTTCAATAAAGTTCTTCATAGTTTCATCACCTTATCTACTCCTTCTAGTGTAGTATTTTGACCTGCTCACTCGGAGACTTACGGACAAAGAGAGGAAGGTGAGAGGGGAAAGAGAGGGAAGAAATGGCGAGGTTATTTCACTCTCAGCTTTTGACCAGCGTAAATTTTGTTAGGGTCTTTAATTCCATTTAAGCGTTGTAACTTCTTGACAGTTGTTTTGAACTTGACAGCAATCTCGCTCAGCGTGTCGCCTCGTTGGACAACATAATACTGAGGAGAGCTTTTCACTGTTGCACTCCCTCTAATGCGGAGTTTTTGACCGACATAAATTTTGTTAGGGTCTTTAATGTTGTTGAACTTCACTAGCTCGCTGACAGTAGTATTGAACTTTTTAGCAATCTCGCTGAGTGTGTCGCCACTTCTTACAATGTAAATGTCGCCAGTCGGTTTGGCTTGCGGTTTGGACTGTCTGACTGCTTCAACCTTTTGGGTAGGTTTCACAACTTTTGCAGGGTGTTCGCTTCTCATTAAGAGGTTCATATCAACATATCCATTAATACCGTTGACTTTTCCCTTATCAGTGTATTGCCAGTAATCGCAATCAACGTCTGGCTTTGCTACACCATAACGAGCATACCAGAGAAGAACACCACTAGGCTTTTGAAACTTGCTCAGAAAGCTCTTGTTAGTGTAAACCATAACAGGGAATTGAGTGCTTTCTCTTACATAATTCAAGAACGTTTCAGCCGCCTTCGTAAGCTCTGCATAAGAGAGACCATGTTCATTAGTTTCCAAATCTAATACGAGAGGTAGGTTCAAAGGTTTGTCTTTAACAGTATTCACAAAGTGTTTTGCTTCATTGATAGCGTCATTTACTGACTCAAACCTTGCAAAGTGGTAAGCTCCAACATCAAGCCCAGCATTGTAAGCTCCTCGAACGTTTTGCTCAAAGTTAGGGTCAACATATCCATAACCCTCAGTAGCTTTCACAAAAACAAACTCAATTCCATCAGCTTTCACTTTGTTCCAGTCAATGCTCCCTTGCCAGCGACTTACGTCAATTCCTTTCATGCTGGAGACCTCCTTTATATTACTGTGGTAATATCATTGGGTATCAATAAACTTGGCATTGTTGCTGAGCTCGTTTTTGTCAGCTTTAGAGCCAAGCTCTTTCCAGACAGCCATAAAGTTTGTGTCAACTTTGTCCTCTAGCTTTGCGAGGTTGCGTTGCACTTCTTTAAGCGTCTCAGCAATATTGCCAAGCTGTTCAGTGTTTTTCTCAAGGTTTTTCATCAACTCAGCCTCTCGCCTTGCTGAGGCTTCCAGTTGCTCTCGGTACATTTGAAAGAGTTGCTCCTCACGTCTGTTGTTTTCTTCTTTTTGGTCTCTAAGAGCTGTTTGAACGTACCGAGCAACCGAGTACAAACCAACAATGAACAAGACTGCAAAGACAACCTCACTGTTGGCAACAGCAAGAATTTCCTTGATAGACACCTTTCTCACCTCCTCTCAAGTGATTTTCCCCAGTATGACATGAGTACCTCCAACATTAGCAAGAATCACTCGGTCATTAGCTCGGGGAGTGTAACTTGAGAGGTAGGGGTAAGTCTTGGAGCTTACAGTGGTGCTCCCATCAAAAATCACTTTAGGGCGACCGCTACTGTAAGCAGGGTCAATTACCCCCAGTGAGAAAGGCTTATCTTTGCTCTCTTTAGCGTTCAATGAGCTTATGAGTGTTACAAACTCGTCAGCTTTCATATGCTTACCACCTTTCTCACTTCATGCTCCATTTCTCCTCCAGCTCGGAGGGTCATTTTCCAGCCTACCTCGCTGAATTTGTCATCTATCTTGAGAGGGTCGTATTTAACCCTCAAAACGTCCATATATTCATGGAATGGCATGAGAGCTGTTTTAAAGCGCAATCGACCAAACACTTGAGAAGCCTCAAAAGCAATCCGCTCAGTGTAGGCGTCGAGAGTGGCTTGGTCTGCTATGTCATCAACTTCTCTGAAATCCACAATGTTTCTCCTCACGTTGACCGTTGAAGTAGGAGAGTCTGGGTTGTCATTTATCTTTGTACTTACGAGAGGTGTTTTTTCTGGGTTTGACTGAGTAACAACCCACACGTTAGGGACTCCAAAGAAGTCAAGTTCTTCCTCAATACCGTTGTAAATAACGGAAAGCTCGTCATCGAGGTATTCATAGTCAACTGCTTTCTCGGAAGGGGAGATATAAGGGGAAGCTGTGAAATATCCTCGAGCGTCAACCCATATTTGCGTATAGTTAATGGCTTCAAGCAAGGAGTTAATCGCCTCGAGCTTGCTTGTTCCAATAGGAAACTCAATAGGAGCTGAGAGTGTTTTGGAGCTGTCTGTTATGTTGAATTTGCTTATTCCTGCGCTTATGAGAATTTCAATCACTGCGTCAGTGTACTTTTTCCCTGCTGGAATGTAATAGCGAGAGGTGAATTTGTCATCATTGAGAATAATGAGACCGTCATATGCTTCAATCTCACGATAGACTCCATTATTCTCGTCTCTCTTGGTAGGAGTGGAGAGGAGGAAAATACCGAGAGGGAAGTCAATCCAGTTACCGTCTGGCATTTGAATTTCCATATAAGGTTGAATGCGGTCACTGAGGTAGTTAATCTCTGTGGTTTCTGGGACAATCACATCATGTTCTCCGTCGATAGTAAAGGAGAGGTTGTCGGCTCCCACATAATCAGTTATATTGCGTCTCGTGAAAGTAAAGCGAAACTGTATTTGAGCATTAGTGAGGTCAGTTCCATAAGGTAAGCTAGAAAGTTGAGCTCCATTCACCTCGGACGTCCATGCTCCCCACGTAGCTCCTCCATCTGTGGAAACTCTCGACTCGAGTTTTGCTGTTGCATAGCTTGGTGTCTGGACTTGAAAGTTCACTCTCGAGTCAACTACTTTAGTATTACGTGAGTCGCTAATGTCAATGACCCCACTAACCCATTGAGCCGACCATGTAGGGGCTGTTTTGCCAAAGTAAACATTATCAATAATAACCGCTCCGTTTGTTCCAGTTGAAGTGTGCCAAGCAATCAAAACTCCAACGGTGTCCGTTCTGTCTGCGTTGACTGCTCCATCAAAACGATACCAACCGTCTCCTAAATCAGTAATTGTATAACCTCCGTTATGGTTTGTGTCACCTATCCAAAGGTTTCCCTGTCCATCGTTGTGCATAATGTAGCAATAACTCGGGACAGCAAAGTTACCATTAGGGTCGTTGACTGGTTTAAAGAAGAAGGAGAGATACAATCTTTCCCCTGCGGTCACTGAAATATTTCTTCGTTTCAAATCAATACCTAGTGAGCTGGTTGCTGTTCGTGTAATATATTGAGCCATGCCACCTAATGAGTCGGTTGTATAGTTCCAAGTTCCTCGCCCAGCTCCCCAAGTGTTCCAATCTGGGTGAGGTTGCCCACTCGTCCATGTTGTCGTCCCAAAAGTGGACTCGTTTGTTGTCAAGAGGTTAATGTTTGGAGTTGTAATTCGTACCCAGCTCCCTCCGTCAAAAGGAGAGCTCCCAGTTGCAACTGTCCCAGAGTGAGTTCCACTCGTGAAGGTACTTTCTGAGTAAGATTTTACTTGAGAAGTTGCTCGCTCAATATGCTCTGGAATGTAATTTTCTTTTATCTTAAACTTTGCTGTGCGCTTGATAGTGGAGAAGGCTGACATTTCAACCTCCCCCTCAAGCACACAATCAAGCGTCTTAATATAGTTCTCATTTTTGTCGAGTAAGTCATAACGAAAGCGTACTTTTCTGGTGTTGCTCTTAGCATGTAATACGTCAAGAATCTGCTCTCGAGTGTAACCTCCTCTCTCAATCGTTTGCATAGTTAAGCCTCCTCTCCGTTTCTAACTGCTAAGTCCTCAATGAAATGAGTTACATGGAAGTCAGCTTTCAAGGTGAAGCCATTTACGTCATTGTCTTTAACTTCAAAAGCGTCACAAGTTACCCAGAAACGACGACCGTTGCGGTCACGATAGAGAAGAACGTCTCTCCGTCTCAAGAGGTCTTTAAACATTTCAACCTCTTGGTAAGTGTCAAAAATCCACTCAACGGAAATGACAATATCTTCATGCTCGCCAAACTCTCTAACTGGGTCACGTCTGCCAGCAAACCTCATAAGTTCGCTTTCAAGTTCCATTTTAGTCTCCCTCGAGGTAGCATACTTGAGGAGCACAATGCTAGAGAGGTTGTTGGCTTCTTGAATGAATGTGTCATTAAATACAATGCTCACTTGCTCAACGCTCGAGTCTGTTGAGGTCTTGTTGGAGTTGTTTACCGCTCGGAGTTTATACTCATAAACAACTCCGCTCGCTGGAGTGTAGTCCAAAAACGAGCCGTTCGTTGGAAGGTCATCTGCAATCATAATCCATGGGGCTGTACCAGTTGGAGTGTATTCTCTGCGAAAGACTTGAATCTCCTCGGTTGCTGTGCTTGCGTTAGAAATACGGAGGTTTATGTTGCTAATTGTGACCGTTCCTGTGTTGTCCCACGTTGTGTAGAAAATAACTCGCAACTTGACAGCGTTCTCTGGCAAAGTATAGTTGAGCGCTGTTGTTCCAACAGGAGAGAGAGCTTTATCCGCTCCAGTTGCTTGGAAGCTAATTGCATTGTTATTTGCGTCATAAGCTCCAATATAGAGTCGCCCTCCTTGAATATCAAAGGTTGCTGTCAAGGTGTAAACACTTCCAGCAACAAGAGGAATTTCCTCACTGGTGAGCCAGTATTCAACTCCCTTGAGAGCTCCTGTAATAGTCAAGCTGTTTTGGTCTAATAGCTCGTAATCCATTCCTCTGACGGAGCCACTATAACCTTGGAGGAGTGGGTTTTGCTCTCCATCATTGACCAAGAAAGACGGTAAAATGTCAACGTCACTCGCTCCATAGAAAATGTTTAATACTCCGTCACCAGCTTCCTCAAAGCGTTCAATAACTGGAGGGAGTGGAGGAGTGAAGTTTGTGGAGAACACCACAATGGTGTAGTCCGACCACAAGCCTGTTGTGGAGTCCATAACTCTCAAGTGAATTTCATAGAATTTGTTGTTTTCTAAGTCAACTGGAATAGTAACTTGCTTAGTTCCTCCGCTTTTCACTTCATGGAATAGCTCCCAACCATCCGAGTCATACAATGCGAGGTCATATTGAATCTGGTTCAAACTCGACCATGTAACAGTCACCCGAGTTGTATTAACTTCCGCAAAGTCAGTAGGGTAAAGGATAGTAGGGGCGTTTGTTGGCTGGCTCGCTTTAATAATTTGCCATTGAGAATATGGAGACTCGAGACCTTGTTGGTCTTTTGTTTTAACTCCCCATTCAATGTTACCAAACGGAAGCGTGTTCGCTGGCATGTCATAGTATTGGTTTGTTGTGTTCATGAACGAGGTAGCGTTTGGAATGTAGTTCCAAGCCCCTCGAGTACCGTCAGCCGCAACTGTACGCCAAGCAATACGGAAACCAGCTTGAGCTCCGTCATCGTTGTGTTTCCACGAGAAACGGTTTGGTTGCGTTCTGTCAATGACCGCTCCAGTTGCAGGAGAGAGTTGAGTTGGAGCACTTGGAGGTTGGTTGTGGTCAATCGTGAAGTAGTTGGAATATACCCAGCCACTATATTCTTGACCGTCATATGCTCGAATAGCAACTCGAGCGCTTGAAGTTTCTTTCAGCGAGCTCGTGTCTATTGTGTAGCTTGTTGCTCCTGTCGCTGTTGTGTAATACTTCCAGCCAGTACCGTCATTAATAGCAACTTGATAGGAAAGAGCGTCTCCGTCTGGGTCACTTGCCTTGTTCCATCTTACCGTAATACTTTGGTCAACAATCTCTCCACCTTGAGGGTACGTGAGAGTAGGAGCACTCGGAGGGTTGTTCCAGTCACCAGTTACCTCAATATAAGCACAATAGCTGTCAGTTCTATAACCATAAGCCTCTCCGTAATAGCCACTCGACGCTCCAGAGTAGAGGACAACTCCATGGTAAGTACCATTTTTGTAATCATTCATAAAAACGTTAGTAAGGTCAAGGCTAATCCATCCAGTTCCTAGACCTTGATAAGCTCTGAGGTACTTATACCATGGCATTGTACCTCCAGCCTTGTTATACGTTTCTTTGTGAGCCCCAACGTCCCACTCTGGAGAAGCGTCATAAACATATATCCAGAGTTTCAGCGTAGTTGCTGTTTTGGACGTTCTCAGAGCGTCTCTCACTGAGGTAGGAAATCCAATATAGGAATGGTAGTTGTCTGCTCCACCTACTCGAATAGGAGAGCCAGCGCCAACATATGAGTTGCTTGACGCTCTGTATTGTCCCATCCAAGCTATGTTAAACTTCTTAGTTGCCAACTCAAACTCCCTCCTTTCTATCTTCGTCTAATAGCTTGTCGTAAGTCTCTTAAAATATCAGCCGAGGCTGTTTGCTCAACATTTTGACCCACAAATCTAATTGTCTCACGAGAACTATCTCCTCGTACTTCCACCTCGCCATAATGCTCATGACGAATGACAATTACAGTGCGTCCTGCTCTGCCAAAATAGTCTAAGCCAACTGTTCCATAACTATTGTTGAGCTCGCCATTGAGTTTCTCCATAGCTCCACTAATGGCTCTTGTCATAGTTGGCACTTTCTTGAGAGCTCCTTCGTACCAAGTAGGGAAGAACGACTCACCAGACTTGTCAAGGTCGCTCAACGGTCCTTCTTTTGCTGGCGAGAATGGCAATAGTCTCCGAATAGCACTCAAACCAGACGAAACAGCCGACTTAGCTCTTGCAATACCGTTTTTAACTCCTTGAACGAAAGCGTCAAGAAGTCCCTTACCAGCACTCAAGAAACTAGAAGCCATTCCCTTGATTGCAGAGACAATGCCATGAATACCACTCGAAACAGCCGAGCGAGCACTACTCATCATGCTTCTAAATCTGCTTACAAGCGAGCTCGCTAGAGAGCTAATTGTTCCCAATACTTTGGAAGGCAACGAGCGAAAGAAACTTACAACGTTGTTAATCCCAGAGCTTACAGCGCTTCGGGCGTTGCTCATCATGCTTTTGAATCTGCTCACGAGGTTGGAAGCCAAACTGCTAATGAAGCTAATAACCTTAGAAGGGAGGCTTCTAAAGAAGCTCACGATGTTGTTAATTCCACTGTTTACAGCGCTTTTTGCGTTGCTCATGAATTGCTTGAATTTTGATACTGCTTGACTAGCCAAGTTACTGATGAAAGACATTACCTTGGAAGGTAATTGTCTGAAAAAGTTCACAACAGCGTTAATTCCGTTGCTTACTGCGCTCTTTGCATTCTCCATAAACGACTTGAACTTTGCCACTGCTTGAGTTGCCATGTTGGTCACTGCTGTGACTACTGCTGTTTTAATGTTGTTCCAGACTTGTTGGAGTCTAGTCCAGAGTTGTTGAGCGTATTGCTTAATCTTATCCCAGTTTTGATAGAGTAATACTCCAACAGCAATCAGAGCTAAAATAGCCGCCATAACTAAACCGAATGGGTTAGCCAGCATAGCAACTCGTAGCAATGTGAACGCTGTTCTTACTGCGGTAAAAACTGTTTTCAGCGTGTTAAAGGCGTTCTTGACTGCGTTAATGATAGAGACGACAGCCACGACACCCTTGAAAGCCATGAAACCAGCCAAAACACTAGCAAGAACAACCTTGAGAGCCCCTAAGTGTTGCAAAAGGAATTGTCCAGTTGCTCTTATCAAGTTCAAGGCTGTTTGTACCAGCCCAGAAGTTGTTGTCCACTGAACGAAGGAGCTTGCCAATTGGAGGACGACACTGCCAAGGGGAGCTAGAGCAACGACCAACTGTCCGATGAATCTAAATAAGTTGCCAATCAAACTCAAGAGGACAGGAGTATTGGCTTTGACATAGCTGACAAACTGCTGGAATCCTTGGCTCTGACTCAACCCCTCAGCCCATTTTCTGAAACTTGCTGACATATTGACCATGCCTTGTGCGAATGACTGGCTCAGAGGGGAGAATGCTTTGAGAATTTCCATGAATCCCACAAACAAGTTGCCAGCAGTCGTGAGAATAGCTGTCAAGTTTTGTCCAACTGAGCTATTTATATAGTCAAAGAAGCTCTTTACTTGCTCGGTCTTGAAAGAAGCATTGACTTTTTCTAAGAAGCTGGCAAGCACATTTCCAGTTGTTGCAATAGCTGGCTTCAAGGCTTCCATAAGGTTGCGAATGAAGTCTAACCCTTGACCAAAGACCTTAAAAACTGGCGTTTGAAGGCTTTGAGTGAAGCTACCCCACCAAGACTTGAACTCCATTAAATCAGTGAGAGCTTGACGCTCAGCTTGACTCAATCCAGCCATAACTTGCTGGAGCTCTTTTTGGTATTTAATACGCTCTTTTGCTGAGTCAGCTTGCTTAATTTTCTCCTCAATCTTAGCAACTTCCTCGCTGGCTTTGACTACTCCTCCAATAGATGAAACAGCAACAGCACCAAAAGCCATAGCTCCAGCGCCAGCACTAGCAAACATGGAAGCCATAGCGCCAATACCAGCAACGGCTGGAGCAAAGCCAGCAATAGAGCCAGAGACACCAGCCAAAACAGTTGTTACTTTTCTACCACCATTCCCCAGTCTGTCAAGAGCTCGATTGACTTCATCAATTTTGCGACTTGCGTTGTCGATAGCGTTAATAATAATCTCAACAGAGTTAGCCAACGCTCAGCTCACCTCCTTTGTCCTCCACCAAGTTTTCTAGCAAGCTCCTTTCTGTTTTCTCTCCTGTTTTGTCTGGAGTGGTATTCGTTAATTGCGTTCATAACGCAAATGAGCTCCTCAATCGTTTTGTTGTCCTCCTGCTCTAACTGAGAAGGGAGACAACCAAACTCTCGACAGAGCTCATAAATTTGCAGGGCTTCTGGAGGGTTCTCGACTTTCTTACCCTCCAAGCTCTTTAAGACAGCCGACCTTATTGCTTTTTTTCTTCTTCTGTGACTCCATTGTCATCTTGCTCGCTAATCTTTTGTATTAACTGAGCAACAAAGTCCTCATGTAAGTTGTCAAGTGTTTCAAGAGTAATAGGGAGCTTGTTGTCATTCTCGTCCGTCAAATCCCAGTCTTTAATCTGGTAGAGAGCTCGAAGAACACCAATAAGAGAAGGGTCAACCTCAGCTTTTTGTGTAATAGGGTTGAATTTCATAGCTTCTTTAACTGCTTTACGAGACTCACCAAACGTCAACTTTTTAAGCGTAATCTTAGCGCCCATTACCTCAATCACTTTCTCGTCATTCTTTTTCAACCAAGGTTTGTTTGCCATTATTCATCATCCTTTCTCGTGGAATTATTAGGGGAGAGGGGAAATAGGGGAGGAGGGGGTTAAATCAGAGTAGCGTTTCCGTCTTTTGCAACTACTTCAATACCAGTGAAAAGGGCTTCAAGTTCTTGTTCTTGGTGCTCCTCAGCATTCACTGGAAGGCTGTTCGTATCGTACATTCCACCCATGAGAGTGACCTTAATGGAGTGGTTTGCGTTTTGAACATCTTGGAGCATTAACTCAACAACGAGGTTGTCTCCATTCTTGAAGGAATCCCATTGGGTCGTATCAGTAAAGTCAAGCGTCAAGCTCGCTGTAATCTCAAGGTTGCCTTCTTCAATGCGAGCTGGTTTGTTTGTGCCATTCAATACAAAACGTCTTTCTAAGTTGTTATTAATCTCAAGCTCAAACTCTCGGACGTTCGCAACTTGTACGCTGTTAATTTTGACGGAGCCTTCATAGAACATGAAATAGTTATCAAGCTCAGCTTGGACTGTTGCTGGAGTAATACCGCTATCCTCAACATGTGAGAATAGAATTTCAGCCTCAGCTGTAACAGCTTCCTCTGCGCTCGCTGTAAGCGTTAAGCTGTCAACTTTTCCTCCAACATAGTTGCGAGTGAAGTTGTGGAGCAAGTTGTGGTTTTGAATTGTGAAGCTCGGGAGTTGTTCTCCACTTCCAACTGGTGTAATCGTGTGAGTATAACCATTAGAGCCATCACCAGTTGTCGAAACCTTTCCAAGAGCCAAAGCAATCATGCGAGCATTTTGTAGAGCGAATGAGACGGAGCCATCAACTTCCTTGACTCCAGCTCGGAGCATGAAAGGAGCACGAACACCAACGCTAAGACGAGAGTCTAAGTTGTTATTTTCCTCTGGCTCAAAGCTCTCAACAATACCAATCCATTTGAATCCAGTTGTAGGAGCTTGAGCGAATGTTGTCTC is a window of Geobacillus kaustophilus DNA encoding:
- a CDS encoding replicative DNA helicase; translated protein: MTQRIPSKELIHRAGSERALLSICLNKPEELIVASSNGLLPDMFAVDGHKYIYMAMNYLYSKGEQLDPISILNVYTDDRAKQAIEELGGVDYIEALKTTPVANNTKLFVEHIIQASARREVYETALKVADEAIKAKDKDLSEYLMGVESKFRDITLEYQVSQEVVPIGEGVAERLKQRLLNPQEVIGLKTGWRKFDKLTQGLKAGELTIVGARSKTGKSVTLLNWSRKISVEDKVPALYIDTEMFTEEQQDRLLAMLSRVPEVEIKNGMFGRDTINGKARDKIARLQEASRMLKEAPFYHVYLPHFTPEKIVALARKYQVEYGIGLLVFDYIKLPSSGGYVGEKEYQALGYLTSTLKDIAGTLQIPVVSAVQLNRGAVKAEEIDESMIAGSDRILQLANRVCFLRWKTEEERALSAGNQRFKIAFQRGGASNLDEIDIDFKTEILLQEEVS
- a CDS encoding GH25 family lysozyme, with product MKGIDVSRWQGSIDWNKVKADGIEFVFVKATEGYGYVDPNFEQNVRGAYNAGLDVGAYHFARFESVNDAINEAKHFVNTVKDKPLNLPLVLDLETNEHGLSYAELTKAAETFLNYVRESTQFPVMVYTNKSFLSKFQKPSGVLLWYARYGVAKPDVDCDYWQYTDKGKVNGINGYVDMNLLMRSEHPAKVVKPTQKVEAVRQSKPQAKPTGDIYIVRSGDTLSEIAKKFNTTVSELVKFNNIKDPNKIYVGQKLRIRGSATVKSSPQYYVVQRGDTLSEIAVKFKTTVKKLQRLNGIKDPNKIYAGQKLRVK
- a CDS encoding fibronectin type III domain-containing protein: MATKKFNIAWMGQYRASSNSYVGAGSPIRVGGADNYHSYIGFPTSVRDALRTSKTATTLKLWIYVYDASPEWDVGAHKETYNKAGGTMPWYKYLRAYQGLGTGWISLDLTNVFMNDYKNGTYHGVVLYSGASSGYYGEAYGYRTDSYCAYIEVTGDWNNPPSAPTLTYPQGGEIVDQSITVRWNKASDPDGDALSYQVAINDGTGWKYYTTATGATSYTIDTSSLKETSSARVAIRAYDGQEYSGWVYSNYFTIDHNQPPSAPTQLSPATGAVIDRTQPNRFSWKHNDDGAQAGFRIAWRTVAADGTRGAWNYIPNATSFMNTTNQYYDMPANTLPFGNIEWGVKTKDQQGLESPYSQWQIIKASQPTNAPTILYPTDFAEVNTTRVTVTWSSLNQIQYDLALYDSDGWELFHEVKSGGTKQVTIPVDLENNKFYEIHLRVMDSTTGLWSDYTIVVFSTNFTPPLPPVIERFEEAGDGVLNIFYGASDVDILPSFLVNDGEQNPLLQGYSGSVRGMDYELLDQNSLTITGALKGVEYWLTSEEIPLVAGSVYTLTATFDIQGGRLYIGAYDANNNAISFQATGADKALSPVGTTALNYTLPENAVKLRVIFYTTWDNTGTVTISNINLRISNASTATEEIQVFRREYTPTGTAPWIMIADDLPTNGSFLDYTPASGVVYEYKLRAVNNSNKTSTDSSVEQVSIVFNDTFIQEANNLSSIVLLKYATSRETKMELESELMRFAGRRDPVREFGEHEDIVISVEWIFDTYQEVEMFKDLLRRRDVLLYRDRNGRRFWVTCDAFEVKDNDVNGFTLKADFHVTHFIEDLAVRNGEEA